One window of Colius striatus isolate bColStr4 chromosome 16, bColStr4.1.hap1, whole genome shotgun sequence genomic DNA carries:
- the RPS21 gene encoding small ribosomal subunit protein eS21: MQNDAGEFVDLYVPRKCSASNRIIGAKDHASIQINISEVDKVTGRVNGQFKTYAICGPIRRMGESDDSILRLAKNDGIVSKNF; this comes from the exons ATGCAGAACGACGCTGGGGAGTTCGTGGACCTCTACGTCCCTCGGAAATG CTCTGCCAGCAACCGAATCATTGGTGCTAAGGATCATGCTTCTATTCAGATCAATATTTCTGAG GTTGACAAGGTAACAGGCAGAGTGAACGGCCAGTTCAAAACCTATGCCATTTGTGGACCGATTCGTAGGATG ggTGAATCAGATGACTCCATTCTGCGTCTGGCAAAAAATGACGGAATTGTTTCCAA gAACTTTTAA